The proteins below are encoded in one region of Mycolicibacterium neworleansense:
- a CDS encoding M15 family metallopeptidase: protein MPKEESVISAGVRPLLATVLAAVGCAVPVAGAPAASAGPAAEAGLVDVRSVVPDAVIDLRYATSDNFVGQRLYPPGAPCLVHESMAPGLAAAAAALRPDRLVFWDCYRPHEVQVSMFEVVPNPNWVARPGAYARSHEAGRSVDVTIAGADMGTGFDDFTPRSLAYATDGISPAAQANRARLRDAMSAGGLTVYPGEWWHFDGPGAADPRPHLDVPLE from the coding sequence ATGCCTAAAGAAGAGAGTGTCATTTCCGCAGGAGTTCGGCCGCTGCTGGCAACGGTGCTGGCGGCCGTCGGCTGTGCCGTCCCCGTCGCCGGGGCGCCGGCCGCGTCAGCCGGGCCGGCAGCCGAGGCCGGACTGGTCGACGTGCGCTCCGTGGTCCCCGACGCGGTGATCGACCTGCGGTACGCAACCAGCGACAACTTCGTCGGCCAACGGCTCTATCCCCCCGGGGCGCCATGCCTGGTCCACGAGTCGATGGCCCCCGGACTGGCGGCCGCTGCGGCCGCGCTGCGGCCTGACAGGTTGGTTTTCTGGGACTGCTACCGGCCGCACGAGGTTCAGGTGAGCATGTTCGAGGTGGTGCCCAACCCCAACTGGGTCGCCCGGCCGGGCGCCTACGCCCGCAGCCACGAGGCAGGCCGCTCCGTGGACGTGACGATCGCAGGGGCCGACATGGGTACCGGCTTCGACGACTTCACCCCGCGCAGCCTGGCCTACGCCACCGACGGGATCAGTCCGGCAGCCCAAGCCAACCGGGCCCGCTTGCGCGACGCAATGAGTGCCGGCGGACTGACCGTGTACCCCGGGGAGTGGTGGCACTTCGACGGCCCGGGCGCAGCCGATCCGCGGCCACATCTGGACGTCCCGCTGGAGTAG
- a CDS encoding SDR family oxidoreductase: MQISLEDRTYLVTGGGSGIGKGAAAAIVAAGGNALLIGRNADKLSAAADELAAQGSGSVRYEPADVTNEDEVRRAVDVATAWNGRLHGVVHSAGGSLTIGPITQIDSELWRQTVDLNINGTMYLIKHAGREMVRAGGGSFVGISSIASTNTHRWFGAYGVSKAAFDHLLKLAADELGPSSVRFNSIRPGLTRTEMVGPVFDLPAASDDYKACTPMPRFGEVEDIANLAVFLLSDAAGWITGQSIGVDGGHSLRRGPDISGMLEPLYGVDGLRGVVPSE, translated from the coding sequence ATGCAGATTTCGTTAGAGGATCGAACTTATCTGGTCACCGGCGGCGGTAGCGGCATCGGCAAGGGTGCCGCGGCTGCGATCGTCGCCGCGGGCGGTAACGCGCTGCTGATCGGGCGCAATGCCGACAAGCTCAGCGCCGCCGCCGACGAGCTCGCCGCCCAGGGGTCAGGTTCGGTGCGCTACGAACCCGCCGACGTCACCAACGAGGACGAGGTCCGCCGTGCGGTCGACGTGGCCACCGCCTGGAACGGCCGGCTGCACGGCGTGGTGCACAGTGCCGGTGGGTCGCTGACCATCGGTCCGATCACCCAGATCGACTCCGAATTGTGGCGCCAGACCGTCGATCTGAACATCAACGGAACGATGTACCTGATCAAGCACGCGGGCCGGGAGATGGTCCGCGCCGGCGGCGGGTCGTTCGTCGGTATCTCGTCGATCGCCTCGACCAACACCCACCGCTGGTTCGGTGCGTACGGCGTGAGCAAGGCAGCGTTCGACCATCTGCTCAAGCTGGCCGCCGACGAACTCGGGCCGTCCTCGGTGCGGTTCAACAGCATCCGGCCCGGGTTGACCCGGACCGAGATGGTCGGCCCGGTCTTCGACTTGCCGGCAGCCAGCGACGACTACAAGGCCTGCACGCCGATGCCGCGCTTCGGTGAGGTCGAGGACATCGCCAACCTGGCGGTGTTCCTGCTCAGCGACGCCGCGGGCTGGATCACCGGTCAGTCCATCGGTGTCGACGGTGGGCACAGCCTGCGCCGGGGCCCCGACATCTCCGGGATGCTGGAGCCGCTGTACGGCGTCGACGGCCTACGCGGGGTTGTCCCCAGCGAGTAG
- a CDS encoding SRPBCC family protein, producing the protein MELNNEFRVAVPAAKTWEVLTDVERVAPCLPGATLLSVDGDDFTGAVKVKVGPITVSYKGDATFQEKDAAAQRVVLKANGKETRGNGTASAIVTAQLKDEGADSTLVVVTTDLAISGKAAQFGRGVLADVAGSLIDQFARSLEAELLGGATPAAEPGAGATAAQQAPQEAAPINALALAKVMAVPMAKRFAPAIGAVAAAGVLGFLFGRAGRNKRKSSGLTAEDLHAALLRLVS; encoded by the coding sequence GTGGAGCTCAACAACGAATTCCGGGTCGCGGTACCTGCGGCGAAAACCTGGGAGGTGCTCACCGACGTCGAACGCGTGGCACCCTGCCTGCCCGGTGCCACCCTGCTGAGCGTCGACGGCGACGATTTCACCGGCGCGGTCAAGGTGAAGGTCGGTCCGATCACGGTGTCCTACAAGGGGGATGCGACGTTCCAGGAGAAAGATGCGGCGGCGCAGCGGGTGGTCCTCAAGGCCAACGGCAAGGAGACCCGCGGCAACGGCACCGCCTCGGCCATCGTGACCGCTCAGCTCAAAGACGAGGGCGCCGACTCCACGCTCGTGGTGGTCACCACCGATCTGGCCATCTCCGGCAAGGCGGCGCAGTTCGGCCGCGGCGTGCTGGCGGATGTGGCGGGCAGCCTGATCGACCAGTTCGCCCGCAGCCTGGAGGCCGAGTTGCTCGGCGGGGCGACACCGGCTGCCGAGCCTGGCGCCGGCGCCACCGCGGCCCAGCAGGCACCGCAGGAGGCCGCCCCGATCAACGCGCTCGCGCTGGCCAAGGTGATGGCGGTGCCGATGGCCAAGCGCTTCGCCCCGGCCATCGGCGCGGTCGCGGCCGCGGGTGTGCTCGGCTTCCTGTTCGGCCGGGCCGGGCGCAACAAGCGCAAGAGCAGCGGGCTGACCGCCGAGGACCTGCACGCCGCGCTGCTGCGGTTGGTGTCATGA
- a CDS encoding enoyl-CoA hydratase translates to MVSPDDAGRQVEYETLDDGRIARIWLNRPDAQNAQSRTLLVQLDEAFGRAEADDAVRVVILAARGKNFSAGHDLGSEEALAERQPGPTQHPTFRSHGATAAGVTERTYLQEWHFYFENTRRWRDLRKITIAQVQGNAISAALMLIWACDLIVAADDAKFSDVVGVRMGMPGVEYYAHPWEFGARKAKELLLTGDSIDADEAYRLGMVSKVFARDELEDKTLEFARRIAERPTMAALLVKDSVNAASDAMGFTEALRHAFHIHELGHAHWASANENRWPVGMPPDVPDWRTLGAPKPARRDTP, encoded by the coding sequence ATGGTCAGTCCCGACGACGCAGGCCGTCAGGTGGAATACGAGACACTCGACGACGGACGTATCGCCCGGATCTGGCTCAATCGGCCGGACGCGCAGAACGCCCAGTCCCGAACCCTGCTGGTGCAACTGGACGAGGCCTTCGGCCGCGCTGAGGCCGACGACGCGGTCCGCGTGGTGATCCTGGCCGCGCGGGGGAAGAACTTCTCGGCCGGCCACGACCTCGGTTCCGAGGAGGCCCTGGCCGAGCGTCAGCCGGGCCCGACCCAGCACCCGACGTTCCGGTCCCACGGCGCCACCGCCGCCGGCGTCACCGAGCGGACCTACCTGCAGGAGTGGCACTTCTACTTCGAGAACACCCGCCGGTGGCGCGATCTGCGCAAGATCACCATCGCTCAGGTGCAGGGCAACGCGATCTCGGCGGCCCTGATGCTGATTTGGGCCTGCGATCTGATCGTGGCCGCCGACGACGCCAAGTTCAGCGACGTCGTCGGGGTGCGGATGGGGATGCCGGGCGTCGAGTACTACGCTCACCCATGGGAATTCGGCGCTCGCAAGGCCAAAGAGCTACTGTTGACCGGCGATTCGATCGATGCCGACGAGGCCTACCGGTTGGGCATGGTCTCCAAGGTTTTCGCACGCGACGAACTCGAAGACAAGACACTGGAATTCGCGCGGCGTATCGCCGAGCGGCCGACGATGGCGGCCTTGCTGGTCAAGGATTCGGTCAACGCGGCCAGCGACGCGATGGGCTTCACCGAAGCCCTGCGCCATGCGTTCCACATTCACGAACTCGGGCACGCGCACTGGGCGTCGGCCAACGAGAACCGCTGGCCGGTGGGTATGCCACCCGATGTTCCCGACTGGCGGACGCTCGGGGCTCCCAAGCCCGCCCGGCGTGATACACCATGA
- a CDS encoding xanthine dehydrogenase family protein molybdopterin-binding subunit has product MASAVPETAATRYAGRRVERVEDTRLLTGRGTYVDDIARPGMLHACFVRSPYAHAKFTTIDAAAALALPGVHAVLTAADLNPEVKEAWHAVAGKDVPDTPRPPLAEGEVKFVGDPVALVIAENRYLAEDAVDLVDVDYEPLPAIADFRQALTSEVSVHEAFPDNNAGGMAGMPPDEEVFGAAAHVVKEHIYQQMHVPVPIETRGMVTEWSATSGELTIWASTQTPHELRAFAARLLGIPAQHVRVIMRDTGGGFGQKVVPMREDMCIMLAARRVPTALKWIEDRRENLMSAGQSRHVDGDVRMAFDDDGAILAADIDFIQDVGSYPTPYPVLTTAAIGMFFPGPYRVPKASFNYKTVFSNTAGLHAYRGPWQYETLTREILLDIAARKMGMDPVELRRKNLLRRDEMPYFNPNGMPYDHVAPIETFEQAVKILDHEGFRKEQAEALAKGRYLGLGFSAYIEPTGAATGHLASEGCTIRMEPTGKINVYVNGGSTGNSLETTVIQLTADALGADIDDVATIQGDTAVTPYGAGTQGSRSAPMTAGAVNEAGTILRKQLVAMAAARLEVDESEIELGGSKAVARNDPEKSVSFADLAFRAHYEPQMLPPGMSANLEATARYTAPPTAPIHWANATHACTCEVDVVTGHVTLTRYIVSEDVGPMINPNVVEGQIAGGTVQGIGGALLEKLSYDDAGNPLSSTFVDYLLPTATEVPVIEYGHVEIPGPGVGGYKGAGEGGAIGSTPAVINAVNDALAPLGVTLTTLPATPAAIVEAIEQAQEPRSQKPSGRDH; this is encoded by the coding sequence ATGGCGTCAGCCGTACCGGAGACCGCCGCAACCCGCTATGCCGGCAGACGGGTCGAACGGGTCGAGGACACCCGCCTGCTCACCGGACGCGGCACCTACGTCGACGACATCGCGCGGCCCGGCATGCTGCACGCCTGCTTCGTCCGCAGCCCGTATGCGCACGCGAAGTTCACCACCATCGATGCCGCCGCCGCCCTGGCACTTCCCGGCGTCCACGCGGTACTGACCGCCGCCGACCTCAACCCCGAGGTCAAAGAGGCCTGGCATGCCGTCGCCGGCAAGGACGTCCCCGACACCCCGCGGCCACCCCTGGCCGAGGGCGAGGTGAAATTCGTCGGCGACCCGGTGGCGCTCGTCATCGCCGAGAACCGCTACCTCGCCGAGGACGCCGTGGACCTGGTCGACGTCGACTACGAGCCGCTGCCCGCCATCGCCGACTTCCGCCAGGCACTCACCTCCGAGGTGTCCGTCCACGAAGCCTTCCCGGACAACAACGCCGGCGGCATGGCCGGGATGCCGCCCGACGAAGAGGTCTTCGGCGCGGCGGCACACGTGGTCAAAGAGCACATCTATCAGCAGATGCACGTGCCGGTTCCGATCGAGACGCGCGGCATGGTCACCGAATGGTCGGCAACCTCGGGCGAACTGACCATCTGGGCATCCACCCAGACCCCGCACGAACTGCGGGCATTCGCCGCCCGCCTGCTCGGCATCCCGGCCCAGCACGTGCGGGTCATCATGCGCGATACCGGCGGCGGATTCGGCCAGAAGGTCGTGCCGATGCGCGAGGACATGTGCATCATGTTGGCCGCGCGCAGAGTGCCGACCGCGTTGAAGTGGATCGAGGATCGCCGCGAGAACCTGATGTCGGCCGGCCAGTCGCGCCACGTCGACGGCGACGTGCGCATGGCGTTCGACGACGACGGCGCCATCCTTGCCGCCGACATCGACTTCATCCAGGACGTCGGCTCCTACCCGACCCCGTACCCGGTGCTGACCACCGCGGCCATCGGCATGTTCTTTCCCGGCCCGTACCGGGTTCCCAAAGCGAGCTTCAACTACAAGACTGTGTTCTCCAACACCGCTGGCCTGCACGCCTACCGCGGACCGTGGCAGTACGAAACGCTCACCCGCGAAATACTTCTCGACATCGCTGCCCGGAAGATGGGCATGGATCCGGTGGAGCTGCGGCGCAAGAACCTGCTCCGCCGCGACGAGATGCCGTATTTCAACCCCAACGGCATGCCCTACGACCATGTAGCCCCGATCGAGACGTTCGAGCAGGCCGTGAAGATCCTCGACCACGAGGGCTTCCGCAAGGAGCAAGCCGAGGCGCTGGCCAAGGGCCGCTACCTCGGGCTGGGCTTCTCGGCCTACATCGAGCCGACCGGGGCGGCCACCGGGCACCTGGCCAGCGAAGGCTGCACCATCCGGATGGAGCCCACCGGCAAGATCAATGTGTACGTCAACGGTGGATCCACCGGAAACAGCTTGGAAACCACCGTCATTCAGCTCACCGCCGACGCACTCGGCGCCGACATCGACGACGTCGCCACGATCCAGGGCGATACCGCGGTGACGCCGTACGGCGCAGGCACCCAGGGCAGCCGCAGCGCGCCGATGACCGCGGGCGCGGTCAACGAGGCCGGCACCATCCTGCGCAAGCAGCTGGTCGCGATGGCCGCGGCCCGCCTCGAGGTCGACGAGTCCGAGATCGAGCTCGGCGGATCGAAGGCAGTCGCGCGCAATGATCCCGAAAAGAGCGTCAGCTTCGCCGATCTCGCCTTCCGCGCGCACTATGAACCGCAGATGCTGCCGCCGGGTATGTCGGCGAACCTGGAGGCGACCGCGCGCTACACCGCACCGCCGACGGCCCCGATCCACTGGGCCAACGCCACCCACGCCTGCACGTGTGAGGTCGATGTCGTCACCGGGCACGTCACCCTCACCCGCTACATCGTCAGCGAGGATGTCGGCCCGATGATCAACCCCAACGTGGTCGAAGGCCAGATCGCCGGCGGCACCGTCCAGGGCATCGGCGGCGCGCTGTTGGAGAAGCTGTCCTACGACGACGCCGGAAACCCTTTGTCCTCAACATTTGTCGACTACCTACTGCCCACCGCCACCGAGGTGCCGGTGATCGAATACGGCCATGTCGAGATCCCCGGCCCCGGCGTCGGCGGCTACAAGGGTGCGGGCGAGGGCGGCGCCATCGGCTCGACGCCCGCGGTGATCAACGCCGTGAACGACGCACTGGCCCCGCTCGGCGTCACCCTGACCACACTGCCCGCCACCCCGGCGGCCATCGTCGAAGCCATAGAGCAGGCGCAGGAACCCCGCTCGCAGAAACCATCAGGAAGGGATCACTGA
- a CDS encoding cutinase family protein yields the protein MNVLKVIQGATLIAACAIPIAPMPAAAAQPCPDVEVVFARGTYEPPGVGGPGQSFVDALRARAGERSVEVYPVNYQASGNFGDRIEFARTVVDGIRDAADHIKATARDCPKTKVVLGGYSQGAVVAGYTTAATLPDGIPPEYKQYIPEPMAPEVADHVASVVLLGTPSDEFMRDIGAPPMVIGPRYKDKTIELCEPGDTICDGTPAGVPNFAHTAYVLNGMPGQAADFTVGRL from the coding sequence ATGAACGTCCTCAAAGTAATCCAGGGTGCGACGCTGATTGCTGCTTGCGCCATACCAATTGCCCCCATGCCCGCCGCGGCGGCGCAGCCGTGCCCCGACGTCGAGGTGGTGTTCGCCCGCGGCACCTACGAGCCGCCCGGCGTCGGCGGCCCCGGACAATCCTTTGTCGATGCGCTGCGCGCGCGTGCCGGAGAACGTTCGGTCGAGGTCTACCCGGTGAATTACCAGGCCAGCGGAAACTTCGGTGACCGGATCGAGTTCGCCAGGACGGTCGTCGACGGGATCCGCGACGCGGCCGACCACATCAAGGCGACGGCCAGGGACTGCCCCAAGACAAAGGTTGTGCTGGGCGGCTACTCCCAGGGCGCGGTGGTAGCGGGCTACACCACCGCGGCCACCCTGCCGGACGGCATACCCCCTGAGTACAAGCAGTACATCCCCGAGCCCATGGCGCCCGAGGTCGCCGACCACGTGGCATCGGTGGTGTTGCTGGGGACACCGTCGGATGAGTTCATGCGCGACATCGGTGCGCCGCCGATGGTGATCGGTCCGCGGTACAAGGACAAGACCATCGAGCTGTGCGAGCCCGGTGACACCATCTGCGACGGAACACCAGCGGGGGTCCCCAACTTCGCGCACACCGCATACGTGCTCAACGGCATGCCGGGTCAGGCCGCCGATTTCACGGTGGGACGGCTCTGA
- a CDS encoding NAD(P)-dependent oxidoreductase — protein sequence MRIGFIGLGNMGAAMAANLLKAGHEVTAYNRSPAKVAALAAEGARPATSVAEACQGDVVVSMLANDDAVEAVTFGGHGIVAALSEGAVHVSSSTISTALAERLTGAHAEAGQSFVAAPVFGRPEAAAAAKLFVVAAGAPATVAAVTPVFEAIGQRTFVLGEDPSAANLVKISGNFLIASVIESLGEAMALVGKAGVDKQQYLELLTSTLFDAPVYRTYGGLLAREEFSPTGFAATLGLKDVKLALSAGEELRVPLPVASLLRDRFLTLLATGGGELDWSAMGALTAWEAGGKAPA from the coding sequence ATGAGGATCGGATTCATCGGGCTGGGCAACATGGGCGCGGCCATGGCCGCCAACCTGCTCAAGGCCGGCCATGAGGTCACCGCGTACAACCGGAGCCCGGCCAAGGTGGCGGCGCTGGCCGCCGAGGGTGCTCGACCGGCAACTTCGGTCGCCGAAGCCTGTCAGGGCGACGTCGTGGTCTCCATGCTCGCCAACGACGATGCGGTCGAGGCAGTGACATTCGGGGGTCACGGCATCGTCGCCGCCCTGTCCGAAGGCGCCGTGCATGTCTCGTCGTCGACGATCAGCACAGCACTGGCCGAGCGCCTCACCGGGGCCCACGCGGAGGCCGGCCAGAGTTTTGTCGCGGCCCCGGTGTTCGGTAGGCCCGAGGCCGCCGCAGCGGCCAAGTTGTTCGTCGTCGCGGCCGGAGCGCCGGCCACGGTGGCTGCGGTGACCCCGGTGTTCGAGGCGATCGGACAGCGCACATTCGTCCTCGGCGAGGATCCCAGCGCGGCCAACCTCGTGAAGATCAGCGGCAACTTCCTGATCGCCTCGGTGATCGAATCTCTCGGCGAGGCAATGGCTCTCGTCGGCAAGGCCGGGGTCGACAAACAGCAGTACCTGGAATTGCTGACCTCGACGCTGTTCGACGCCCCGGTATATCGCACCTACGGCGGACTGCTGGCGCGTGAGGAGTTCAGCCCGACCGGGTTCGCCGCCACGCTCGGCCTCAAGGACGTCAAGCTGGCACTGAGCGCCGGCGAAGAGCTACGGGTGCCGCTGCCCGTCGCGAGCCTGCTGCGCGACCGTTTCCTCACCCTGCTGGCCACGGGCGGCGGGGAATTGGACTGGTCGGCAATGGGTGCGCTCACCGCATGGGAGGCCGGAGGAAAAGCTCCGGCCTAG
- a CDS encoding (2Fe-2S)-binding protein: MHELPVAVSVNGRDYQGAVEPRVTLADFLRDNCGLTGTHLGCEHGACGACTVLLDGQAVRSCLVFAVQVDGQEVTTVEGIAGPDGQLSPVQAALKECHGLQCGFCTPGFVTSITALLRDNPKPSDEEIREGLSGNFCRCTGYQGIVNAVHRVCEHAEDDAELKVLGQQ, from the coding sequence ATGCATGAACTGCCGGTTGCGGTTTCGGTCAACGGGCGGGACTACCAAGGTGCGGTCGAGCCGCGCGTGACGCTGGCCGACTTCCTGCGCGACAACTGTGGTCTCACCGGTACCCACCTGGGCTGCGAGCACGGTGCCTGCGGCGCCTGCACCGTCCTGCTGGACGGCCAGGCGGTCCGATCGTGTCTGGTGTTCGCGGTTCAGGTGGACGGTCAGGAAGTGACCACGGTCGAGGGCATCGCCGGGCCGGACGGTCAGCTGTCGCCGGTGCAGGCCGCCCTCAAGGAATGCCATGGCCTGCAGTGCGGCTTCTGCACACCGGGTTTCGTCACCTCGATCACCGCATTGCTGCGTGACAATCCGAAACCCAGCGACGAGGAGATCCGCGAGGGGCTGTCGGGCAACTTCTGCCGCTGCACCGGCTACCAGGGCATCGTCAACGCGGTGCACCGGGTCTGCGAACACGCCGAAGACGACGCTGAGCTCAAGGTTTTGGGCCAGCAGTAA
- a CDS encoding FAD binding domain-containing protein, whose amino-acid sequence MKPAPFAYHRPATVTEAVALLGEYGEDAKILAGGQSLVPMLAMRLTHFENLIDITRLPELNDITLQGNEVRIGAATPHAMVGLDDEIAESVPLLTLATPHIGHFQIRSRGTLGGAIAHADPAAEYAAVALALDATIEATSARGTRTIPAAEFFTGLWETSLATDEILTAVRFPVASGRSGFGIAEFARRHGDFAIAGAVVGFDLDEDDRITRCGIGLLGLGSTPLRATPAEAALIGTPIGGITADEIGRLAMSELTDIPSDLQGSASYRARVGAAMVSRAWTQATTHAEEALNA is encoded by the coding sequence ATGAAGCCCGCCCCCTTCGCGTATCACCGACCCGCCACGGTCACCGAGGCGGTGGCCCTGCTCGGCGAGTACGGCGAGGACGCCAAGATCCTGGCCGGCGGTCAGAGCCTGGTGCCGATGCTGGCCATGCGCCTGACCCACTTCGAGAACCTGATCGACATCACGCGGCTGCCGGAGCTGAACGACATCACGCTGCAGGGCAACGAGGTTCGGATCGGCGCGGCCACGCCGCACGCCATGGTCGGGCTGGACGACGAGATCGCCGAATCGGTCCCGCTGCTGACCCTGGCCACACCGCACATCGGGCACTTCCAGATCCGCAGCCGCGGCACACTGGGCGGGGCGATCGCGCACGCCGATCCGGCAGCCGAGTACGCGGCCGTCGCGCTGGCCCTCGACGCCACGATCGAGGCCACCTCGGCCCGCGGCACCCGGACGATCCCGGCCGCCGAGTTCTTCACCGGCCTGTGGGAAACCTCGTTGGCCACCGACGAAATCCTGACCGCGGTGCGCTTTCCGGTGGCATCGGGCCGCAGCGGTTTCGGGATCGCCGAATTCGCGCGACGTCACGGTGATTTCGCGATCGCCGGCGCCGTCGTCGGGTTCGACCTCGACGAGGACGACCGGATCACCCGCTGCGGCATCGGCCTGCTGGGGCTCGGGTCCACCCCGTTACGGGCGACCCCGGCCGAGGCGGCGCTGATCGGCACCCCGATCGGCGGTATCACCGCCGACGAGATCGGGCGCCTGGCCATGTCCGAGCTCACCGACATTCCTTCCGACCTGCAGGGCTCGGCGTCATACCGGGCCCGGGTCGGGGCCGCCATGGTGTCCAGAGCCTGGACCCAGGCAACGACGCACGCCGAGGAGGCCCTCAATGCATGA
- a CDS encoding intersectin-EH binding protein Ibp1 — MARSPYIARRFAVAAGIAAAIASAPALTVLAAPSASAATSCPNGETEDTYTGVCVPDLVPNSPEFSSAPGQLPQIDGIPCTGGNSGQCIGLAEEQQAQGPQPVPQSTVGSSPTVTGSIG, encoded by the coding sequence ATGGCCCGTTCCCCGTATATCGCCCGTCGCTTCGCGGTCGCGGCAGGCATTGCCGCGGCCATCGCATCCGCCCCCGCATTGACGGTCCTGGCGGCCCCGTCTGCCTCCGCGGCCACATCCTGCCCCAACGGCGAGACCGAAGACACCTACACCGGGGTCTGCGTCCCGGATCTGGTGCCGAACTCCCCCGAGTTCAGCTCGGCCCCGGGCCAACTCCCGCAAATCGACGGCATCCCGTGCACCGGCGGCAACTCCGGCCAGTGCATCGGCCTGGCCGAGGAGCAACAAGCCCAGGGCCCGCAACCCGTTCCGCAGTCGACGGTCGGCAGTAGCCCCACCGTCACCGGCTCCATCGGCTGA
- a CDS encoding glycoside hydrolase 5 family protein, translating to MHRRTALKIPLVLAAAAALPQVLAPLPVIPRATAAPGQWPVERANAWYQAQGWLVGTNFVTSNAINQLEMFSPGTYDARRIDSELGACRLLGFNTVRVFLHDLLWAQDRAGFQSRLGQFVGIAARHGIKPLFVFFDSCWDPHPKIGPQRAPTPGVHNSGWVQSPGAQRIDDPRYRPVLRDYVVGVMSQFRNDNRVLGWDLWNEPDNPAKQYRKVERKDKIDAVGGLLPQVFGWARSVNAVQPLTSGVWQGSWDRGSRSEMDNFQLDNSDVISFHSYAGPDEFEARIAELAPLGRPILCTEYLARDQGSTVEGVLPVAKRHNVGAYSWGLVAGKTQTYFPWDSWDKPYAKVPNVWFSDLLQPDGRPYKDSEYQTLRKLTTRV from the coding sequence GTGCACCGTCGAACGGCCCTCAAGATCCCGTTGGTACTGGCAGCAGCAGCGGCTCTCCCTCAGGTACTGGCCCCTCTTCCGGTGATCCCGCGTGCCACCGCGGCACCGGGCCAATGGCCGGTCGAGCGCGCCAACGCGTGGTATCAGGCGCAGGGCTGGCTGGTCGGCACCAACTTCGTCACGTCGAACGCGATCAACCAGCTCGAGATGTTCTCCCCGGGCACCTACGACGCACGGCGCATCGACAGCGAGCTGGGGGCGTGCCGGCTCCTCGGGTTCAACACCGTCCGGGTGTTCCTGCACGATCTGCTGTGGGCGCAGGACCGGGCCGGATTCCAAAGCAGGCTGGGCCAATTCGTCGGGATCGCGGCCCGTCACGGCATCAAGCCACTGTTCGTCTTCTTCGACTCCTGCTGGGATCCGCACCCCAAGATCGGGCCGCAGCGGGCGCCGACCCCGGGTGTGCACAATTCGGGCTGGGTGCAGAGCCCCGGCGCGCAGCGCATCGATGACCCCCGCTACCGCCCCGTGCTGCGTGACTACGTGGTCGGGGTGATGAGCCAGTTCCGCAACGACAACCGGGTGCTGGGCTGGGACCTGTGGAACGAGCCGGACAATCCGGCGAAGCAGTACCGCAAGGTCGAACGCAAGGACAAGATCGACGCGGTCGGCGGTCTGTTGCCCCAGGTGTTCGGCTGGGCGCGCTCGGTCAACGCCGTTCAGCCCCTGACCAGCGGGGTCTGGCAGGGGAGCTGGGACCGCGGAAGCCGCAGCGAGATGGACAACTTCCAACTCGACAATTCCGACGTCATCTCCTTCCACTCCTATGCCGGTCCTGACGAGTTCGAGGCCCGCATCGCCGAACTGGCCCCGCTGGGGCGGCCGATCCTGTGCACTGAATACCTGGCCCGGGACCAGGGCAGCACCGTCGAAGGCGTGCTGCCGGTTGCCAAGCGGCACAACGTCGGTGCCTACAGCTGGGGGCTGGTGGCCGGCAAGACCCAGACCTATTTCCCGTGGGATTCGTGGGACAAGCCCTACGCCAAGGTGCCGAACGTGTGGTTCAGCGATCTGCTGCAACCCGATGGGCGGCCCTACAAGGACAGCGAGTACCAAACACTGCGGAAGCTGACCACCCGGGTCTAG
- a CDS encoding HNH endonuclease, whose translation MRLCRSCAAPLSKRSQKVYCGNACQAAARREAMTELWLASGEARVRGEQGNYIRLYLAEAQSGCCAICGATSIWQDLPLTLVMDHIDGNPTNNRRENLRLVCPNCDSQLPTYKARNRGNGRYFRRERYANGQSY comes from the coding sequence ATGAGGCTCTGTCGCAGTTGCGCTGCACCGCTGTCGAAACGCAGTCAGAAGGTCTACTGCGGTAATGCATGTCAGGCAGCAGCCCGACGCGAGGCCATGACAGAACTCTGGCTCGCGTCCGGCGAAGCCCGAGTCCGCGGCGAGCAAGGCAACTACATCCGGCTGTATCTCGCCGAAGCCCAGTCAGGCTGTTGTGCGATCTGCGGCGCAACGAGCATCTGGCAGGACCTTCCACTGACATTGGTCATGGACCACATCGACGGAAACCCGACGAACAATCGACGGGAGAACCTGCGCCTGGTCTGTCCGAACTGTGACTCGCAGCTGCCGACGTACAAGGCCCGCAACCGGGGCAACGGCCGCTACTTCCGCCGAGAGCGCTATGCCAACGGCCAGTCCTATTGA